In one window of Carassius carassius unplaced genomic scaffold, fCarCar2.1 SCAFFOLD_83, whole genome shotgun sequence DNA:
- the LOC132136750 gene encoding complement factor D-like, with protein MMIIISLLLLASLLPHLTFTAHVDVGIVNGTEAKPHSRPFMVSLQKNWRHICGGFLISDRFVMTAAHCWKNEKLTAVVGAHDLRQNEGYVRIGVKSYHMHPDFNMHTLQNDIMLLRLEKEVEQNKNVMKISIPKERERDIEADSVCRVAGWGRLNFKGKRIFHLMEAEVKIMNNTECKNKWKDNFSASEMMCVSGDGGSCSEDGGGPLVCGDTAVGVTSFGDPKICNSPERPEVYIKISPYIPWICSVIAKDE; from the exons ATGATGATCATCATCTCTCTGCTCCTGCTGGCCTCTCTGTTGCCACACCTGACCTTCACTG ctCATGTGGATGTTGGTATAGTGAACGGCACAGAAGCAAAACCCCACTCCAGACCTTTCATGGTTTCTCTTCAGAAGAACTGGCGACATATCTGTGGTGGATTCCTAATTTCTGATAGATTTGTTATGACCGCTGCGCATTGCTGGAA AAATGAGAAACTAACAGCTGTGGTTGGCGCACATGACCTAAGACAGAATGAAGGCTATGTCCGCATTGGTGTGAAGTCTTACCACATGCATCCAGACTTCAACATGCACACTTTGCAGAATGACATTATGCTTTTGAGG TTAGAGAAAGAAGTTGAACAAAACAAGAATGTCATGAAGATTTCCATaccaaaagaaagagagagagacattgaAGCTGATTCTGTTTGCCGTGTTGCTGGCTGGGGAAGACTGAATTTTAAAGGGAAAAGGATTTTTCATCTCATGGAAGCAGAAGTGAAGATCATGAATAACActgaatgcaaaaataaatggAAAGACAATTTCTCAGCCTCAGAGATGATGTGTGTCTCCGGTGATGGAGGAAGCTGCAGT GAGGATGGAGGAGGTCCTTTGGTTTGTGGAGACACTGCAGTCGGTGTCACTTCCTTTGGTGACCCAAAAATCTGCAACAGTCCTGAACGACCTGAAGTTTATATAAAGATTTCACCATATATTCCATGGATCTGCTCTGTTATTGCAAAGGATGAGTGA